One Salmo trutta chromosome 12, fSalTru1.1, whole genome shotgun sequence genomic region harbors:
- the LOC115203806 gene encoding 60S ribosomal protein L37, which translates to MTKGTSSFGKRRNKTHALCRRCGSKAYHLQKSSCGKCGYPEKRKRSYNWSAKAKRRNTTGTGRLRHLRVVYRRFRNGFREGTTPKPRRAAVAASSSS; encoded by the exons ATG ACGAAGGGGACATCGTCCTTCGGAAAGCGGCGTAATAAGACTCATGCTCTATGCCGTCGCTGCGGTTCTAAGGCTTACCATCTGCAGAAGTCGTCCTGCGGGAAGTGTGGCTACCCCGAGAAGCGCAAGAGAAGTT ACAACTGGAGCGCTAAGGCCAAGAGGAGGAACACCACTGGGACCGGCCGTCTGAGACATCTGAGGGTTGTCTACCGCAGATTCAG GAATGGATTCCGGGAAGGGACCACCCCCAAGCCCAGGCGTGCTGCAGTGGCTGCCTCCAGCTCGTCCTAG